The following proteins are co-located in the Romeriopsis navalis LEGE 11480 genome:
- a CDS encoding LptA/OstA family protein, with protein MNYRFSRLRHALRFNAFNLKACRRGLTPMLLAGGLWSATIAPLQITPPAIAQSGNPRALQLRANATQANAKTGVVVASGNVQIDYPARDIKATAAQATYYSREGRMVLSGNVYILQEGNSLRGEVITYLINEGRFVARPRAGKQVEAIYLLPP; from the coding sequence ATGAACTACCGCTTCTCCCGCCTCCGCCACGCTTTACGATTTAACGCATTCAACCTGAAGGCATGCCGCCGGGGCCTGACCCCAATGCTGTTAGCGGGGGGACTCTGGAGTGCAACGATCGCGCCACTACAAATCACTCCGCCGGCGATTGCCCAATCTGGTAACCCCCGCGCGCTACAATTGCGGGCCAACGCCACCCAAGCCAATGCCAAAACCGGCGTCGTCGTGGCCAGCGGCAATGTTCAAATTGACTATCCCGCCCGCGATATCAAAGCCACTGCCGCCCAAGCCACCTATTACAGCCGTGAAGGCCGCATGGTCCTCAGTGGTAACGTGTATATCCTCCAAGAAGGCAATAGCCTCCGGGGTGAAGTGATTACGTATTTAATCAATGAAGGCCGCTTTGTCGCCCGCCCCCGAGCCGGCAAGCAAGTCGAGGCCATCTACTTACTGCCACC